The following coding sequences lie in one Arachis hypogaea cultivar Tifrunner chromosome 9, arahy.Tifrunner.gnm2.J5K5, whole genome shotgun sequence genomic window:
- the LOC112709306 gene encoding protein SIEVE ELEMENT OCCLUSION B-like, protein MPWYVVQYFSLIKGYKPLQEEWNYTGKPIVVAVDARGKIINKNALHLIFVWGISAFPFRIEDEERVSQHWNWLWIEAFKINADIQKWVRQYNGYVFFYGGTDITWTQRFGNLIEAMKKDPVIKQTESYIEHFNLAKVDITTQTKFWFNITNSFLSKTQKVDFNLDSTLKDIQTLLSMRTERGWALVSKGENVILIDFNEVMMSVVEGFENWRTNISMSISFDIAFKDYYDHVRRTVPRHCLHFQLENIRSGVPTAFNCPDPTCGLKMEIESVKYKCCHGMHYDEHATENGSLVPIATGSLQTTNEYVTTPMSKNKFT, encoded by the exons ATGCCATGGTATGTGGTGCAATACTTCTCACTCATCAAAGGTTACAAACCGTTGCAAGAAGAATGGAATTACACAGGTAAACCTATTGTGGTGGCGGTTGATGCTCGTGGAAAGATTATAAACAAGAACGCATTGCACTTGATCTTTGTGTGGGGCATTTCAGCCTTCCCATTTAGAATTGAGGACGAGGAAAGAGTTTCCCAGCATTGGAACTGGCTTTGGATTGAAGCATTTAAGATTAATGCTGATATTCAAAAATGGGTG AGGCAATACAATGGGTACGTTTTCTTCTATGGAGGTACAGACATCACATGGACTCAAAGGTTCGGCAATCTTATTGAAGCTATGAAAAAGGACCCCGTCATCAAACAAACAGAATCATACATTGAACACTTCAACCTTGCAAAGGTTGACATAACAACTCAAACCAAGTTTTGGTTTAACATAACCAACTCATTCCTCAGCAAGACTCAAAAGGTTGACTTTAACCTTGACTCCACTCTCAAAGACATTCAAACTCTTCTCTCCATGAGAACCGAGAGGGGATGGGCTCTTGTGAGCAAAGGCGAGAATGTAATCTTAATTGACTTCAATGAAGTGATGATGAGTGTGGTGGAAGGCTTCGAAAACTGGCGAACCAACATATCGATGTCGATAAGCTTCGACATTGCTTTTAAGGACTACTATGATCATGTTAGGAGAACTGTCCCTCGCCATTGTCTCCATTTTCAACTGGAGAACATTCGCTCCGGCGTTCCTACTGCCTTCAATTGCCCTGATCCGACATGTGGCCTGAAGATGGAGATTGAGTCTGTTAAGTACAAATGTTGCCACGGCATGCATTATGACGAACATGCAACCGAAAATGGTTCACTTGTTCCTATAGCCACCGGTTCCTTGCAGACAACCAATGAATATGTTACCACCCCAATGTCCAAGAATAAATTTACTTAA